The Thalassolituus oleivorans MIL-1 genome includes the window TTAATTGCGACAATTTCTGCGTCCCCGAGGAAGCAGGAACAATACGAATTCCTGCCGGGCCTTTAACCATCACTTCCCGTAAATCGCATTCACCTTGCAGTACATTTTCAATCGTTTTATTGGACGATATCCCCAATAAAATATCGATATTCGCCAAACCTAAATCGGCGTCGAGTACAACAACGCGTCGTCCCATTTCGGCCAACGCAATTGCGAGGTTAACGGAGACGTTGCTTTTACCCACACCGCCCTTACCACCAGTAACAGCGATCACTTGAACCGGGTGCCTTGCCATCGTGTTTTATACTCCGTGTTGAAAGCTGGTTTGCTGCGTTGCCATATTTAAGGCTTCGGCCGCCTGCCAACGAGTTCTGGCCATGCGGGCCATTTGCTCTGCTAAGTTCACCAATCGCATCGCATCTGGATAATGCAAATCATCCGGAATGTGCGGGCCATCTGTAACGAGCGTGACCGGTAAGTGCCCTAATGCAGCGATACTCATGCCCGGCCCTAGCGAAAAACATTCATCTAACTTAGTAAAAATGCAGCCGCTTAACCCGGCAGCTTTAAAGTGTTCAAAATTCTCTTGTAAACAGCGGCCTTGGCTAGTCAAAGGCAGTACTAATAATTTACTTAAACCTGCCCCAGCCTGTTTAAGCATAGACAATTGCACAGAAAAATGTGGATCTTGACTGCCTAAACCGGCGCTATCGACTAAAACTAATTTCTTATCACGCAGTGCAAGCAGTGTTTTAGCGAGATCCCCGCCCTGAGTCACCACACGCATCTCCACACCTAAGATGCGAGAGAAAGCTTTTAACTGGTCATGTGCGGCCACGCGATAATTATCAAGAGTTACGAAAGCCACCGATTTAGCACCGTGACGCATTACAAACTGCGCCGCTATTTTGCCGATTGTAGTGGTTTTACCTGCGCCGGTAGGGCCAACAAGCGCAATACGCCCACCACGTTCAAGTAGTCCAGCTGGGGTAATGGGTAAATCACCCGCTATTTGTTTTAAAGCGGCTTTCCAAGCTTCGTCCATCGCCACATCAGCAGCACAATTACTAGCAATGCGATCGGCCCATGCTGGTTCAATACCCATATCCTGACAGCGCTGCCACAATTGCGATTGCTGCCAAGTTAACGGACGACGAGTATCCCAAGCACTGCCTTGATGACTCACCATCCAATCTTTTAATTCACGCAACTCGCCCTGCATCTCTTGCAAGCGGCTGTTATACACATGAGAACCATCGTCATTTTTTGCTGACATAGGTTTAGCGGTTGCCACCTGTGCAGCCATATCTTTTTCGGCTGCCGTTTGTCCTGCCGGCTGAGCGCCTGGGCGCAGACCC containing:
- the flhF gene encoding flagellar biosynthesis protein FlhF encodes the protein MNVKRFVAANMQQALRLVSQELGPDAVIMSSKKIAEGFEVVAALDYQSGQDASSNPEVERQLRLQRELEAAKSATRQAELQRQRTADRVAFAEKSDLTSRDGIREALAGLRPGAQPAGQTAAEKDMAAQVATAKPMSAKNDDGSHVYNSRLQEMQGELRELKDWMVSHQGSAWDTRRPLTWQQSQLWQRCQDMGIEPAWADRIASNCAADVAMDEAWKAALKQIAGDLPITPAGLLERGGRIALVGPTGAGKTTTIGKIAAQFVMRHGAKSVAFVTLDNYRVAAHDQLKAFSRILGVEMRVVTQGGDLAKTLLALRDKKLVLVDSAGLGSQDPHFSVQLSMLKQAGAGLSKLLVLPLTSQGRCLQENFEHFKAAGLSGCIFTKLDECFSLGPGMSIAALGHLPVTLVTDGPHIPDDLHYPDAMRLVNLAEQMARMARTRWQAAEALNMATQQTSFQHGV